In the Deinococcus ficus genome, one interval contains:
- a CDS encoding M14 family zinc carboxypeptidase — MHKRPLSVLMLSLGLLLPACGTTPQGAPTQAPAAGSIVATPDECATFDQYPMVVARVAFNTERDFYDLATTFEFLGGTLEDRYVLLDLSKKEYEQLKVTGLTRGWKVEIDQTATKRESAALDIVAAGGTVKNELSAQSIPGYSCYRTVEETYQTMDQLAAQYPNLVTVKSIGPTWLKSRGTGGYDMKVIIIGNKNNTSTNKPKVVMTSSIHAREYTPAELHTRLAEYLLTNYGKDADVTWMLDSQEVHLVLQANPDGRKKAEAGASWRKNVNNTSGCSTSAYGTDLNRNFNTFWGQGGSSTDPCNETYMGRSAASEPEVQNIQNYLKSVFPDQRGPNLGDAASLDTMGVYMDTHSYSKLVLWSWGHTTTAAPNGTQLQSLGRKFAYFNGYKPQQAVGLYPTSGTTEDYGYGELGIASYTIELGSAFFESCSSFTSDVIPKNQPALLYAMKAARAPYRMGSGADVVNVSAPASVTAGSAFTLSARADSTRYNNMNGTEPGRAVTGAEYFVDRAPWEGGTAVPMTASDGSFNATAENITASVPTGGLSAGRHTIYVRAKNTSGNYGPVSAVFVTVGGTGGNVAPVASFTNTVSGLTANFTSTSTDSDGTIAGYSWNFGDGTTSTAQNPGKTYAAAGTYTVTLTVTDNAGATHSTSKAVTVSNGGTVTYSGSVTSGGTSYQPGTAGRSYAAGTLRATLSGPSGTDFDLYLQKFNGTSWVDVASSESSSSSESITYTATSGTYRWEVYGYSGSGSYTLNVTAP; from the coding sequence ATGCACAAGCGTCCTCTTTCCGTCCTCATGCTCAGCCTCGGCCTTCTCCTGCCTGCCTGCGGCACCACGCCCCAGGGCGCCCCCACGCAGGCCCCGGCGGCCGGCAGCATCGTCGCCACGCCCGACGAGTGCGCCACCTTCGACCAGTACCCCATGGTCGTCGCCCGCGTCGCGTTCAACACCGAACGCGACTTCTACGACCTCGCCACCACCTTCGAGTTCCTCGGCGGCACCCTGGAGGACCGCTACGTCCTGCTCGACCTCAGCAAGAAGGAGTACGAGCAGCTGAAGGTCACCGGCCTCACCCGCGGCTGGAAGGTGGAGATCGACCAGACCGCCACGAAACGCGAGAGCGCCGCGCTGGACATCGTCGCCGCGGGCGGCACCGTGAAGAACGAACTGAGCGCCCAGTCCATTCCCGGGTACAGCTGCTACCGCACCGTGGAGGAGACGTACCAGACCATGGACCAGCTGGCCGCGCAGTACCCCAACCTGGTCACGGTCAAGAGCATCGGCCCGACGTGGCTGAAAAGCCGCGGGACCGGCGGGTACGACATGAAGGTCATCATCATCGGGAACAAGAACAACACCAGCACCAACAAACCCAAGGTCGTGATGACCAGCAGCATTCACGCCCGCGAGTACACGCCGGCCGAACTGCACACCCGCCTTGCCGAGTACCTGCTCACCAACTACGGCAAGGATGCCGACGTGACCTGGATGCTGGACAGCCAGGAGGTGCACCTGGTGCTGCAGGCCAACCCGGACGGCCGCAAGAAGGCCGAGGCGGGGGCCAGCTGGCGCAAGAACGTGAACAACACCAGCGGGTGCAGCACCAGCGCGTACGGTACCGACCTGAACCGCAACTTCAACACCTTCTGGGGGCAGGGCGGCAGCAGCACCGACCCGTGCAACGAGACGTACATGGGCCGCAGCGCCGCCAGCGAGCCTGAGGTGCAGAACATCCAGAACTACCTGAAGTCCGTGTTCCCGGACCAGCGCGGCCCGAACCTGGGTGACGCCGCCAGCCTGGACACCATGGGCGTGTACATGGACACCCACAGCTACTCGAAGCTGGTCCTGTGGAGCTGGGGCCACACCACGACCGCCGCGCCGAACGGCACGCAGCTGCAGAGCCTGGGCCGCAAGTTCGCGTACTTCAACGGGTATAAGCCGCAGCAGGCGGTGGGCCTGTACCCCACCAGCGGCACCACCGAGGATTACGGATACGGGGAACTGGGCATCGCCAGCTACACCATCGAGCTGGGCAGCGCGTTCTTCGAGTCGTGCAGCAGTTTCACGAGCGACGTGATCCCGAAGAACCAGCCGGCGCTGCTGTACGCCATGAAGGCCGCCCGCGCCCCATACCGCATGGGCAGCGGCGCGGACGTGGTGAACGTCTCCGCGCCCGCCAGCGTGACTGCCGGCAGCGCCTTCACCCTCAGCGCCCGCGCGGACAGCACGCGGTACAACAACATGAACGGCACCGAACCCGGCCGCGCGGTGACGGGCGCCGAGTACTTCGTGGACCGCGCCCCCTGGGAGGGCGGCACGGCCGTGCCCATGACCGCCAGCGACGGCAGCTTCAACGCCACCGCGGAGAACATCACGGCCAGCGTGCCCACGGGCGGCCTGAGCGCCGGGCGGCACACCATCTACGTCCGCGCGAAGAACACCAGCGGCAACTACGGCCCGGTCAGCGCGGTGTTCGTGACCGTGGGCGGCACGGGCGGCAACGTCGCCCCGGTGGCGAGCTTCACGAACACGGTCAGCGGCCTCACCGCGAACTTCACCAGCACCAGCACCGACAGTGACGGCACCATCGCCGGGTACAGCTGGAACTTCGGGGACGGCACGACCAGCACCGCCCAGAACCCCGGCAAGACCTACGCGGCCGCCGGCACGTACACCGTGACCCTGACCGTCACGGACAACGCCGGGGCCACGCACTCGACCAGCAAGGCAGTCACGGTCAGTAATGGCGGCACGGTCACGTACAGCGGCAGCGTGACGTCCGGCGGCACCTCGTACCAGCCGGGCACGGCCGGCCGCAGCTACGCCGCGGGCACCCTGCGGGCCACGCTCAGCGGCCCCAGCGGCACGGACTTCGACCTGTACCTGCAGAAATTCAACGGCACCAGCTGGGTGGACGTCGCCTCCAGCGAGAGCAGCAGCAGCAGCGAGAGCATCACCTACACGGCCACCAGCGGCACCTACCGCTGGGAGGTGTACGGGTACTCCGGCAGCGGTTCCTACACCCTGAACGTCACCGCCCCCTGA
- a CDS encoding DNA polymerase/3'-5' exonuclease PolX — translation MAEAAMTRKTLVGILKLTADLLDVLGADAFRAQAYRSAARGLESVDAELESLATSAFAGVPKVGKGIASELLTLVESGAFPPLEEASAQVPPGVLGLFRVRGLGPKKIRALWDAGIDSPEVLREACLDGRVAALKGFGAKSAASFLEAVEFVLANQDRQHLSAGVDAVETLLAALADLSPVPSGDVRRGLDTVRTARVTVTGSVEDVLARLGAAVEDAAPVEGKPVVAGRLGGVPVEVAFAPPGARGALDLMMGGSTAYRDALRQDAAGQGLDLSGRGLFRAGARLDTPDEASVYRELGLPFRPAEYRDPEHDGLWTSLPAPADLVTVADLKGMLHTHSVWSDGTASIADMARAAVALGHAFLGTGDHSRAAHYANGLSIERLRAQLQEVRVLQADGVPVVAGAEVDILEDGTLDYPDDVLAELDYVVASVHSHFTLPEARQTERLIRAASHPLVTVLGHPTGRLLLRRPPYALNVDAVLEACVERGTAVEINANAYRLDLDWRDALRWRDRLTFAINTDAHTLSGLRDARYGVAVARKAGLTPAQVLNTLDQAAFLAWVQAQRAART, via the coding sequence ATGGCTGAAGCCGCCATGACCCGCAAGACCCTGGTGGGCATCCTGAAACTCACCGCGGACCTCCTGGACGTGCTGGGCGCCGACGCCTTCCGCGCTCAGGCGTACCGCAGTGCCGCCCGCGGCCTGGAGAGCGTGGACGCGGAACTGGAGTCCCTGGCCACCTCCGCGTTCGCGGGCGTGCCGAAGGTCGGGAAGGGCATCGCCTCCGAGCTGCTGACGCTGGTGGAGTCGGGCGCCTTCCCGCCGCTTGAGGAGGCGTCCGCTCAGGTGCCGCCCGGCGTGCTGGGTCTGTTCCGCGTGCGGGGCCTCGGCCCGAAAAAGATCCGCGCGCTGTGGGACGCCGGCATCGACTCCCCGGAGGTGCTGCGTGAAGCCTGCCTGGACGGCCGCGTGGCCGCCCTGAAGGGCTTCGGCGCGAAGAGCGCGGCATCTTTCCTGGAGGCGGTGGAGTTCGTGCTGGCGAACCAGGACCGGCAACACCTGAGTGCCGGTGTGGACGCTGTGGAAACCCTGCTGGCCGCCCTGGCGGACCTCTCCCCCGTTCCCTCCGGGGACGTGCGGCGAGGCCTGGACACGGTGCGGACCGCCCGCGTGACCGTGACGGGATCGGTCGAGGACGTCCTGGCCCGCCTGGGGGCAGCGGTGGAGGACGCCGCCCCGGTCGAGGGCAAACCGGTGGTGGCCGGGCGGCTGGGGGGTGTGCCCGTGGAGGTCGCCTTCGCGCCGCCTGGGGCGCGCGGGGCCCTGGACCTGATGATGGGCGGCAGCACCGCCTACCGCGACGCCCTGCGGCAGGACGCGGCCGGGCAGGGCCTGGACCTCAGCGGCCGGGGCCTGTTCCGCGCGGGCGCCCGCCTGGACACCCCGGACGAGGCGAGCGTCTACCGCGAACTCGGGCTCCCCTTCCGGCCGGCCGAGTACCGCGATCCGGAACACGACGGGCTCTGGACGTCGCTGCCCGCCCCGGCCGATCTGGTGACCGTGGCGGACCTGAAGGGCATGCTGCACACGCACTCCGTGTGGTCGGACGGCACGGCCAGCATCGCCGACATGGCCCGGGCGGCCGTGGCGCTGGGGCACGCCTTCCTGGGCACCGGGGATCATTCGCGCGCTGCCCATTACGCCAACGGCCTGAGCATCGAGCGGCTGCGCGCGCAGCTTCAGGAGGTCCGCGTCTTGCAGGCCGACGGCGTGCCGGTCGTGGCGGGCGCCGAGGTGGACATCCTGGAGGACGGCACCCTCGACTACCCGGACGACGTGCTGGCCGAACTCGATTACGTGGTCGCCAGCGTGCACAGCCACTTCACGCTGCCCGAGGCCCGGCAGACCGAGCGGCTGATCCGCGCCGCGAGTCACCCGCTGGTCACGGTGCTGGGCCACCCGACCGGGCGACTGCTGCTGCGCCGCCCGCCCTACGCCCTGAACGTGGACGCCGTGCTGGAGGCATGCGTGGAGCGGGGGACGGCAGTGGAAATCAACGCGAACGCCTACCGCCTGGACCTGGACTGGCGGGACGCGCTGCGCTGGCGGGACCGGCTGACCTTCGCGATCAACACCGACGCGCATACGCTGAGCGGCCTGCGGGACGCGCGCTATGGGGTGGCCGTGGCGCGCAAGGCGGGCCTGACGCCGGCGCAGGTGCTGAACACCCTGGATCAGGCGGCCTTCCTGGCCTGGGTGCAGGCGCAGCGGGCCGCGCGAACGTAA
- the hisJ gene encoding histidinol-phosphatase HisJ — protein MASPLFDSHMHTPLCGHATGTPREYAQAALDAGLDGVCFTDHAPMPAWYDAPWRMRLDQLDEYVQEVRAVQEAFRGRLDVRLGLEADFHPGTERFVADLLARYDWDYVIGSVHYLGAWGFDNPEFVAEYDWRALPDLYRDYYALVEGAARSGLFDSIGHLDLPKKFGHRDPDGVYALHALDVIADAGLSLDFNTAGWRKPVAEAYPAPDLTRLAAERGIPFVLGSDAHAPAEVGFRFGEALKQIQDVNGRVVTYQGRVRHG, from the coding sequence ATGGCCTCTCCCCTGTTCGATTCGCACATGCACACGCCGCTGTGCGGCCACGCGACCGGCACGCCGCGCGAGTACGCCCAGGCTGCCCTGGACGCCGGCCTGGACGGCGTGTGCTTCACGGACCACGCCCCCATGCCCGCCTGGTACGACGCGCCGTGGCGCATGCGCCTCGATCAGCTGGACGAGTACGTGCAGGAGGTCCGCGCGGTGCAGGAGGCGTTTCGCGGGCGGCTGGACGTGCGCCTGGGCCTGGAGGCCGACTTCCACCCCGGCACGGAGCGGTTCGTGGCGGACCTGCTGGCCCGGTACGACTGGGATTACGTGATCGGCAGCGTGCACTACCTGGGCGCCTGGGGCTTCGACAATCCGGAGTTCGTGGCGGAGTACGACTGGCGGGCCCTGCCTGACCTGTACCGCGACTACTACGCGCTGGTGGAGGGCGCGGCCCGCAGCGGGCTGTTCGACTCCATCGGGCACCTGGACCTGCCGAAGAAGTTCGGGCACCGCGACCCGGACGGCGTGTACGCCCTGCACGCCCTGGACGTGATCGCCGACGCCGGGCTCAGCCTGGATTTCAACACGGCCGGGTGGCGCAAGCCGGTGGCCGAGGCCTACCCGGCCCCAGACCTGACACGGCTGGCCGCCGAGCGGGGCATTCCTTTCGTGCTGGGCAGCGACGCGCACGCTCCCGCCGAGGTAGGGTTCCGGTTCGGTGAGGCCCTGAAGCAGATTCAGGACGTGAATGGCCGCGTGGTGACGTACCAGGGACGGGTGCGTCATGGCTGA
- a CDS encoding NUDIX hydrolase has product MIGGMGAAPAEPVEWLDLVNERDEVTGRVTREDAWARRLPVRVVNAFLVNARGQLWIPRRTPSKHTFPGCLDMSVGGHVESGESYEQAFRRETREELNLNVDDLPWQEIAAFSPFQTTLSTFMRVYELRADEAPAFNTADFSGAEWLTPAELLERVARGDPAKGDLAELVRRCYPT; this is encoded by the coding sequence ATGATCGGAGGGATGGGCGCCGCACCTGCCGAACCCGTGGAATGGCTGGACCTCGTGAACGAACGCGACGAGGTGACCGGCCGCGTGACCCGCGAGGACGCCTGGGCCCGGCGCCTGCCCGTCCGCGTCGTGAACGCCTTTCTGGTGAACGCGCGCGGCCAGCTGTGGATTCCGCGCCGCACGCCGTCCAAACACACCTTCCCCGGGTGCCTGGACATGAGTGTCGGCGGGCACGTGGAGAGCGGCGAGTCGTACGAGCAGGCCTTCCGCCGCGAAACGCGGGAGGAACTGAACCTGAACGTGGACGACCTGCCCTGGCAGGAGATCGCGGCGTTCTCGCCCTTCCAGACGACCCTCAGCACCTTCATGCGGGTGTACGAACTGCGCGCCGACGAGGCCCCCGCCTTCAACACCGCCGACTTCAGCGGCGCCGAATGGCTCACGCCGGCGGAACTGCTGGAGCGCGTCGCACGCGGAGACCCGGCGAAAGGCGACCTGGCCGAACTCGTGCGGCGGTGCTACCCCACATGA
- the coaE gene encoding dephospho-CoA kinase (Dephospho-CoA kinase (CoaE) performs the final step in coenzyme A biosynthesis.), translating into MSSVSPAGEAALDVTGRVRRLGLTGSIGAGKSTVAALLRDRGLTVLDADVVAREVTGDPAVVARLAALFPGTVSGGVLDRAALAGQVFGNAEALAALNAVVHPEVRRRMMALEAEAFTRGEAWVVQDIPLLFEGGLERGMDAVLVVDAPLDVRVARVTARSGLSREEVLARDAAQLPAEEKRRRATAVLENTGNLTELAAALDGALWQLGVPARTPNGG; encoded by the coding sequence ATGAGCAGCGTTTCCCCGGCTGGCGAGGCGGCCCTTGACGTGACCGGCCGGGTCCGGCGGCTGGGCCTGACGGGCAGCATAGGAGCGGGCAAAAGCACCGTGGCGGCCCTGCTGCGTGACCGGGGTCTGACGGTGCTCGATGCGGATGTGGTCGCGCGCGAGGTGACGGGCGACCCGGCCGTGGTCGCGCGCCTCGCGGCCCTGTTTCCGGGCACGGTGTCCGGGGGGGTGCTGGACCGGGCCGCGCTGGCCGGGCAGGTGTTCGGGAACGCGGAGGCCCTGGCGGCGCTGAACGCGGTGGTGCACCCCGAGGTCCGCCGGCGCATGATGGCCCTGGAGGCCGAGGCGTTCACCCGTGGGGAGGCGTGGGTGGTGCAGGACATTCCCCTGCTGTTCGAGGGGGGGCTGGAGCGGGGCATGGACGCCGTGCTGGTCGTGGACGCCCCGCTGGACGTGCGGGTGGCGCGCGTGACGGCCCGCAGCGGCCTGAGCCGCGAGGAGGTGCTGGCCCGGGACGCGGCGCAGCTGCCCGCGGAGGAAAAGCGCCGCCGGGCGACGGCCGTGCTGGAGAACACCGGGAACCTGACCGAGCTGGCGGCCGCCCTGGATGGAGCGCTGTGGCAGCTGGGCGTGCCCGCCCGCACCCCGAACGGGGGTTGA
- a CDS encoding tetratricopeptide repeat protein — protein sequence MKPSLPSLATLLLTAALTGASAQTAPTTPAAPAQTAPAAPAKPVPAASYVALGDMYFNQGKYDMAYVAYRAAAQLEAQNPRALLGLGRSQTKLRLYGPAIETLRRLISVDATSISGYIALSQAYQQQYVQTSDLASVARNLELAQNVLTQAQTVAQSQTGTDRDLNLSKIWNERGYVYRLQGQITQAIEAFKQANTLNPDNSVVLYNLGDMYYVSGDLPQALNYLQQAVIADPADPYNRAYYGKLLALSGNVIAARPEAAQAAKLAPTNAYAVGQYGVVSYLAKDPVQARTQLNAALRLDPLRYPEFYYYLGRLNLDANDLKAARDALTRAAALGSTNPEYLYYLGLSFERSNTVSPSDRVKARENYERALKLSPNYKLAQDGLNRVK from the coding sequence GTGAAACCCAGCCTGCCATCCCTTGCCACCCTGCTGCTCACCGCCGCCCTGACCGGCGCCTCGGCGCAGACCGCGCCCACCACCCCCGCCGCGCCCGCCCAGACGGCCCCGGCCGCCCCGGCCAAACCCGTGCCCGCCGCCAGCTACGTGGCACTGGGCGACATGTACTTCAACCAGGGCAAGTACGACATGGCGTACGTCGCCTACCGCGCCGCCGCGCAGCTGGAGGCGCAGAACCCCCGCGCGCTGCTCGGCCTGGGCCGCAGCCAGACGAAACTGCGCCTGTACGGCCCCGCCATCGAAACCCTGCGCCGCCTGATCAGCGTGGACGCCACCAGCATCAGCGGCTACATCGCCCTGTCGCAGGCGTACCAGCAGCAGTACGTGCAGACCTCCGACCTGGCCTCCGTCGCCCGGAACCTGGAACTGGCGCAGAACGTCCTGACGCAGGCGCAGACCGTCGCGCAGTCCCAGACCGGCACGGACCGCGACCTGAACCTCAGCAAGATCTGGAACGAACGCGGGTACGTCTACCGCCTCCAGGGCCAGATCACGCAGGCCATCGAGGCCTTCAAGCAGGCGAACACCCTGAACCCCGACAACAGCGTCGTGCTGTACAACCTGGGCGACATGTACTACGTCAGCGGCGACCTGCCCCAGGCGCTGAACTACCTGCAGCAGGCCGTGATCGCCGACCCTGCCGACCCCTACAACCGCGCGTACTACGGCAAGCTGCTGGCCCTCAGCGGCAACGTCATCGCCGCCCGGCCGGAAGCCGCGCAGGCCGCGAAGCTCGCGCCCACCAACGCGTACGCCGTCGGGCAGTACGGCGTGGTCAGCTACCTCGCCAAGGACCCCGTCCAGGCCCGCACGCAGCTGAACGCCGCGCTGCGCCTCGACCCCCTGCGTTACCCGGAGTTCTACTACTACCTGGGCCGCCTGAACCTGGACGCCAACGACCTGAAGGCCGCCCGGGACGCCCTGACCCGCGCGGCCGCGCTGGGCAGCACCAACCCCGAGTACCTGTACTACCTGGGCCTGAGCTTCGAGCGCAGCAACACGGTCAGCCCCTCCGACCGCGTGAAGGCGCGCGAGAACTACGAACGCGCCCTGAAACTCAGCCCCAACTACAAGCTCGCGCAGGACGGCCTGAACCGCGTGAAGTAA
- the pgi gene encoding glucose-6-phosphate isomerase → MTAWLTDSPAWKALEAHHQDVRELHLRDLFAQDPERGTRLTAQGAGLYLDYSKHRVTDETLRRLLALARERGVEARRDAMLRGERINVTEGRAVLHTALRQPRGAVVQVDGQDVVPDVHGVLDRVFAFAREVRSGQWRGFTGLRIRNVVNIGIGGSDLGPVMAYEALKHYAQRDLTVRFVSNVDGTDLTEKTRDLDPAETLFIVSSKTFTTQETMANARSARAWLLAALGDERAVARHFVAVSTNATEVQGFGIDPANMFGFWDWVGGRYSLDSAIGLSLTLAVGPEHFQELLAGFHAMDEHFRTAPLEANLPVLMALLGVWYGNFFGAETQAVLPYDQYLAYFPAYLQQLDMESNGKSVTLAGRRVDYQTGPVVWGQPGTNGQHAFYQLIHQGTKLIPCDFIGFAQTLNPLPLPGGGSHHDLLMANVFAQTEAMAFGKTLEEVRAEGVAEVLAPHRVFEGNRPTSTLLADRLTPHTLGALIALYEHKVFVQGVIWDVNSFDQWGVELGKVLAGRIVKELGPDTPDLAHDSSTNALIRRYRARRQE, encoded by the coding sequence ATGACTGCCTGGCTAACCGATTCCCCAGCGTGGAAGGCGCTGGAGGCGCACCATCAGGATGTTCGTGAGCTGCACCTGCGGGACCTGTTCGCACAGGACCCGGAGCGCGGCACGCGGCTGACTGCCCAGGGCGCGGGGCTGTACCTGGATTACAGCAAGCACCGCGTGACGGATGAGACGCTGAGGCGCCTGCTGGCCCTGGCCCGCGAGCGGGGCGTGGAGGCGCGGCGGGACGCCATGCTGCGCGGCGAACGGATCAACGTGACGGAAGGCCGCGCGGTGCTGCACACGGCGCTGCGCCAGCCCAGGGGCGCGGTGGTCCAGGTGGACGGGCAGGACGTGGTGCCGGACGTGCACGGGGTGCTGGACCGGGTGTTCGCGTTCGCCCGTGAGGTGCGCTCCGGGCAGTGGCGGGGCTTCACCGGGCTGCGCATCCGGAACGTGGTGAACATCGGGATTGGCGGGTCGGACCTGGGGCCGGTGATGGCCTACGAGGCACTGAAGCATTACGCGCAGCGGGACCTGACCGTGCGGTTCGTGTCGAACGTGGACGGCACCGACCTGACCGAGAAGACCCGGGACCTGGACCCGGCCGAGACGCTGTTCATCGTGAGTTCCAAGACCTTCACCACGCAGGAGACGATGGCGAATGCCCGCAGCGCCCGCGCGTGGCTGCTGGCGGCGCTGGGGGACGAGCGGGCGGTGGCGCGGCATTTCGTGGCGGTCAGCACGAACGCCACGGAGGTGCAGGGCTTCGGGATCGACCCGGCGAACATGTTCGGGTTCTGGGACTGGGTGGGGGGCCGCTACAGCCTGGACAGCGCCATCGGCCTGAGCCTGACGCTGGCGGTGGGCCCCGAGCACTTCCAGGAGCTGCTGGCGGGCTTTCACGCGATGGACGAGCACTTCCGCACCGCGCCGCTGGAGGCGAATCTGCCGGTGCTGATGGCGCTGCTGGGCGTGTGGTACGGGAACTTCTTCGGCGCGGAGACGCAGGCGGTGCTGCCGTACGACCAGTACCTCGCGTACTTCCCCGCGTACCTGCAGCAGCTGGACATGGAGAGCAACGGCAAGTCCGTGACCCTGGCCGGCCGGCGGGTGGATTACCAGACGGGACCGGTGGTGTGGGGGCAGCCGGGCACGAACGGGCAGCACGCCTTCTACCAGCTGATCCACCAGGGCACGAAGCTGATTCCGTGCGATTTCATCGGGTTTGCGCAGACCCTGAATCCGCTGCCGCTGCCGGGCGGCGGGTCGCACCACGACCTGCTTATGGCGAACGTGTTCGCGCAGACCGAGGCGATGGCCTTCGGGAAGACGCTGGAGGAAGTGCGTGCCGAGGGGGTGGCGGAGGTCCTCGCGCCGCACCGGGTGTTCGAGGGCAACCGTCCGACGAGCACGCTGCTGGCTGACCGGCTCACGCCGCACACGCTGGGGGCGCTGATCGCGCTGTACGAGCACAAGGTATTCGTGCAGGGCGTGATCTGGGACGTGAACAGCTTCGACCAGTGGGGCGTGGAACTCGGGAAGGTGCTGGCGGGCCGGATCGTGAAGGAACTCGGCCCGGACACGCCGGACCTCGCGCACGACAGCAGCACGAACGCCCTGATCCGCCGCTACCGGGCCCGCCGCCAGGAATGA
- the argF gene encoding ornithine carbamoyltransferase yields MTSRARSSKKKAAPTPPPAGPTLHTPDTLPAPVLAGRDFLSNLDMTAAELRTVMDTAHSMKRGEWRAVKPLNGLSLALVFEKASLRTRTTFDVGMYQLGGHAITLSNQEVGLGTRERVSDVARNLERWVDGVMARVYLQGTLQELAENAEIPIINGLSDMLHPAQLLADYQTIEAEYGQDLRGKRIVYIGDGNNLANSHIHMGILTGTDVTIVTPVGYEPNASVAMDAVKRGANLTITNDLSAVEGADVLYTDVWISMGMEAEADIRRRAFRGYQVTPRMLDTIAGDGVFLHCLPAHYGEETVPEATEHRKSRVFDQAENRLHAQKALMYHLMGAMTPRW; encoded by the coding sequence ATGACGAGTCGCGCCCGCAGCAGCAAGAAGAAGGCGGCCCCCACCCCGCCGCCGGCCGGACCCACCCTGCACACCCCGGACACCCTGCCCGCCCCCGTCCTGGCCGGCCGGGACTTCCTGAGCAACCTGGACATGACGGCCGCCGAACTGCGCACCGTGATGGACACCGCCCACAGCATGAAACGCGGCGAGTGGCGCGCCGTGAAACCCCTGAACGGCCTGAGCCTCGCCCTGGTGTTCGAGAAGGCCTCGCTGCGCACCCGCACCACCTTCGATGTCGGCATGTACCAGCTGGGCGGGCACGCCATCACCCTCAGCAACCAGGAGGTCGGCCTCGGCACCCGCGAGCGCGTCAGCGACGTGGCCCGCAACCTGGAACGCTGGGTGGACGGCGTCATGGCCCGCGTGTACCTCCAGGGCACCCTGCAGGAACTCGCCGAGAACGCCGAGATCCCCATCATCAACGGCCTGTCGGACATGCTGCACCCCGCCCAGCTGCTCGCCGACTACCAGACCATCGAGGCAGAGTACGGCCAGGACCTGCGCGGCAAACGCATCGTGTACATCGGGGACGGCAACAACCTCGCCAACAGCCACATCCACATGGGCATCCTGACCGGCACGGACGTCACCATCGTCACCCCGGTCGGGTACGAACCGAACGCCTCGGTCGCGATGGACGCCGTGAAACGCGGCGCGAACCTCACCATCACCAATGACCTGTCCGCCGTGGAGGGCGCCGACGTGCTGTACACCGACGTGTGGATCAGCATGGGCATGGAAGCCGAGGCCGACATCCGCCGCCGCGCCTTCCGCGGGTACCAGGTCACGCCCCGCATGCTGGACACCATCGCCGGGGACGGCGTGTTCCTGCACTGCCTGCCCGCCCACTACGGCGAGGAAACCGTTCCGGAAGCCACCGAGCACCGCAAGAGCCGCGTGTTCGACCAGGCCGAGAACCGCCTGCACGCCCAGAAGGCCCTGATGTACCACCTGATGGGCGCCATGACCCCCCGCTGGTGA
- a CDS encoding PIN/TRAM domain-containing protein encodes MLVVRLFILFLGLMVGWLAAGLLLGSAPGPLVLVNTLSLMLAGLLTAVLSLNRLERWVAGWLARFNTWYDRLSPRTVAAATFGLIVALLLSVLIGNLMRSLPFYSWIMSLTTTLILSVFFVGFAVQHADAFGILSFPQVRRKPGSKILDSNVVIDGRIVPLVQAGFLDGELVVPGFVLRELQTLADHPDAQKRTRGKRGLAVLEDLRQVRQLRVEDWDDANLSTVDDKLIRLARETGGKLVTNDGNLTKIAKLHGLTVLSIHEAAVALKPQVQAGDQLTVVITKNGQQAGQGVGYMEDGTMVVVEDGLKLRGKLARVLVVNNVQTNVGRMIFAKLDREGDAA; translated from the coding sequence ATGCTGGTGGTACGGCTGTTCATCCTGTTTCTGGGCCTGATGGTGGGCTGGCTGGCCGCGGGCCTGCTGCTGGGCTCCGCGCCGGGGCCGCTGGTCCTGGTGAACACGCTGAGCCTGATGCTGGCGGGGCTGCTGACCGCGGTCCTGAGCCTGAACCGTCTGGAGCGGTGGGTGGCGGGCTGGCTGGCGCGTTTCAACACCTGGTATGACCGCCTCTCGCCGCGGACGGTGGCGGCAGCGACCTTCGGGCTGATCGTGGCGCTCCTGCTGAGCGTGCTGATCGGGAACCTGATGCGCAGCCTGCCGTTCTACTCGTGGATCATGAGCCTGACCACCACCCTGATCCTCTCGGTGTTCTTCGTGGGGTTCGCGGTGCAGCACGCCGACGCGTTCGGGATCCTGTCGTTCCCGCAGGTGCGCCGCAAGCCGGGCAGCAAGATTCTGGATTCCAACGTGGTGATCGATGGGCGGATCGTACCGCTGGTGCAGGCGGGGTTCCTGGACGGAGAGCTGGTCGTGCCGGGGTTCGTGCTGCGCGAGTTGCAGACGCTGGCCGATCACCCGGACGCGCAGAAACGCACCCGCGGGAAGCGGGGGCTGGCGGTGCTGGAGGACCTGCGGCAGGTGCGGCAGCTGCGAGTCGAGGACTGGGACGACGCGAACCTCAGCACGGTGGACGACAAGCTCATCCGCCTTGCCCGGGAGACGGGCGGGAAGCTCGTCACGAACGACGGGAACCTCACGAAGATCGCCAAGCTGCACGGCCTGACGGTCCTGAGCATTCACGAGGCGGCCGTGGCCCTGAAACCCCAGGTGCAGGCCGGGGACCAGCTGACGGTGGTGATCACCAAGAACGGCCAGCAGGCCGGGCAGGGCGTGGGGTACATGGAGGACGGCACGATGGTGGTCGTGGAGGACGGCCTGAAGCTGCGCGGGAAGCTGGCGCGGGTGCTGGTGGTGAACAACGTGCAGACGAACGTGGGGCGGATGATCTTCGCGAAGCTCGACCGCGAGGGCGACGCCGCCTGA